From Bacillus sp. Bos-x628, the proteins below share one genomic window:
- a CDS encoding GNAT family N-acetyltransferase, translating into MIIHIKKCTLEDSHELQEISHETFHETFKHQNSPENMNAYLERAFNLKQLKKELTNPSSQFFFVYFNNEVAGYLKINTDNAQSEEMGNESLEIERIYIRNKFQKHGLGKYLLNKALEVAMERNKKIIWLGVWEKNENAIAFYKKMGFVQTGAHSFYMGDEEQMDFIMTKTLI; encoded by the coding sequence ATGATTATACATATAAAAAAGTGTACTCTTGAAGATTCACATGAACTTCAAGAAATTAGTCATGAAACGTTTCATGAGACATTTAAGCATCAAAATTCACCTGAAAATATGAATGCCTATTTGGAAAGAGCATTTAACTTAAAACAATTAAAAAAAGAATTAACCAACCCTTCTTCGCAATTCTTTTTTGTTTATTTTAATAATGAAGTCGCTGGATATTTGAAGATCAACACTGATAATGCCCAGTCTGAAGAAATGGGCAATGAATCACTTGAAATTGAGAGGATTTATATTAGGAACAAGTTTCAAAAACATGGGCTTGGTAAATATCTGCTAAATAAAGCTTTGGAAGTTGCGATGGAACGTAATAAAAAGATAATATGGCTAGGCGTATGGGAAAAAAATGAAAATGCTATTGCTTTTTATAAGAAAATGGGGTTTGTTCAAACTGGAGCTCACTCTTTTTATATGGGTGATGAAGAACAAATGGACTTTATAATGACCAAAACACTCATCTAA
- a CDS encoding cation:dicarboxylase symporter family transporter, protein MKKLKFGLATQILIGLILGVVVGAIFFGNPGVETFLKPIGDFFLRLIKMIVIPIVVSSLILGVAGAGDGKKVGKLGFRTILYFEIITTFAIILGLVLANFVQPGAGVDFGHAEKQDISQYVETEKEQSNKSFADTFLHIVPTNFFQSLAEGDLLAIIFFTVLFGLGVSAVGERGKPVLAFFEGVSHAMFHVVNIVMKAAPFGVFALIGVTVSKFGLGSLISLGKLVGLVYFALIFFLIVVFGIIGKMIGVNIFRFLAYMKDEMLLAFSTSSSETVLPRVMDKMERIGCPKGIVSFVIPIGYTFNLDGSVLYQAIAALFLAQVYGIDLTIVQQLTLVLVLMVTSKGMAAVPGTSFVVLLATLGTIGVPAEGLAFIAGVDRIMDMARTVVNLTGNALAAVVMSKWEGQYDSEKGHRVMTGQDTPEPTQLSI, encoded by the coding sequence ATGAAAAAATTAAAATTTGGATTAGCTACTCAAATCCTAATCGGTCTTATTCTCGGTGTCGTTGTTGGTGCGATCTTTTTCGGTAATCCAGGTGTTGAGACATTCTTAAAACCTATTGGTGACTTCTTCTTAAGACTCATTAAGATGATCGTCATACCGATTGTTGTTTCTAGCTTAATTTTAGGTGTTGCAGGTGCAGGTGATGGTAAAAAAGTAGGAAAGCTTGGCTTTAGAACCATTCTTTACTTTGAAATCATCACAACGTTTGCGATTATCCTTGGTCTTGTACTCGCTAACTTTGTTCAACCCGGAGCGGGCGTTGACTTTGGTCATGCTGAAAAACAAGATATTAGTCAATACGTTGAGACAGAAAAAGAGCAAAGCAACAAATCTTTTGCTGATACGTTCCTTCATATCGTTCCAACGAACTTCTTCCAGTCACTGGCGGAAGGTGATTTGCTTGCTATTATTTTCTTCACTGTGCTATTTGGACTTGGGGTTTCCGCCGTCGGGGAACGAGGCAAACCGGTATTAGCCTTCTTTGAAGGTGTATCACACGCCATGTTCCATGTCGTAAATATCGTGATGAAAGCCGCCCCATTTGGTGTTTTTGCGCTCATTGGTGTAACAGTCTCAAAGTTTGGTCTTGGATCACTTATTTCTCTTGGTAAGCTTGTAGGTCTTGTTTATTTTGCGCTTATCTTCTTCCTTATCGTTGTATTCGGAATCATCGGAAAGATGATTGGCGTCAATATCTTCAGATTTCTCGCTTACATGAAAGATGAAATGCTTCTTGCCTTTAGTACATCCAGTTCCGAAACCGTTTTACCAAGAGTGATGGATAAAATGGAGCGTATCGGTTGTCCAAAAGGAATTGTATCTTTCGTCATCCCAATAGGCTATACATTTAATCTGGACGGTTCCGTCTTGTATCAAGCCATTGCTGCGCTTTTCCTCGCGCAAGTATATGGCATTGACCTTACGATCGTACAGCAGTTAACGCTTGTTTTAGTGCTCATGGTCACATCAAAGGGAATGGCCGCTGTTCCTGGTACTTCCTTTGTTGTGTTGCTAGCGACATTAGGAACGATTGGTGTTCCTGCTGAAGGACTTGCCTTTATTGCTGGGGTTGACCGTATCATGGACATGGCCCGCACAGTTGTCAACTTAACAGGAAATGCACTTGCAGCTGTCGTGATGTCTAAATGGGAAGGGCAATATGATTCTGAAAAAGGACATCGTGTCATGACTGGACAAGATACTCCTGAACCAACTCAGCTTTCAATTTAA
- a CDS encoding M42 family metallopeptidase, with product MTTELNETIQLIQKLVSIPSPSGNTEKVIGFVERFLHDLNIETKRNRKGGLIATIKGNDDQQHRMLTAHVDTLGAMVKEIKSNGRIRLALIGGFQYNSIEGEYCEVETVSGRTYRGTILMHQTSVHVYEDAGKAKRNQENMEIRLDEKVQSANEVKALGIQVGDFISFNPRFEVTSSGFIKSRHLDDKASVALLLRLMHRIQKENIILPHTTHFLISNNEEIGYGGNSNIPEETVEYLAVDMGAIGDGQSTDEYSVSICVKDSSGPYHYGLRKHLAKLAEENKIDYRLDIYPYYGSDASAAIRAGHDIIHGLIGPGIDSSHAFERTHEDSLTHTANLLYHYVQSALITV from the coding sequence ATGACAACTGAATTAAATGAGACCATCCAGCTAATTCAAAAACTCGTTTCGATCCCAAGCCCTTCAGGAAATACAGAAAAAGTGATCGGTTTTGTCGAACGCTTTTTACATGATTTAAATATTGAGACGAAACGAAATCGAAAAGGCGGATTGATTGCAACGATTAAAGGAAATGATGATCAACAACACCGTATGCTGACCGCACATGTTGATACACTCGGGGCTATGGTGAAAGAAATTAAATCGAATGGCCGAATTCGTCTTGCATTAATTGGAGGCTTTCAATATAACTCGATTGAAGGTGAATATTGTGAGGTTGAAACAGTGTCAGGTCGTACATATCGCGGCACCATTCTCATGCATCAAACCTCTGTTCACGTATACGAGGATGCAGGAAAGGCAAAACGGAACCAAGAGAATATGGAGATTCGTCTCGATGAAAAGGTGCAAAGTGCAAACGAAGTGAAAGCTCTTGGTATTCAAGTAGGGGACTTTATCTCATTTAATCCGAGATTTGAAGTGACATCCTCTGGGTTTATTAAATCAAGACATCTAGATGACAAGGCAAGCGTGGCTTTACTGTTGCGATTGATGCATCGGATTCAAAAAGAGAACATCATTTTACCACACACGACTCATTTCTTGATTTCGAATAATGAAGAAATTGGATACGGTGGAAACTCGAATATCCCTGAAGAAACTGTTGAATACTTAGCGGTCGATATGGGGGCAATTGGAGACGGTCAATCAACAGATGAATACAGTGTATCTATTTGTGTAAAGGATTCAAGTGGCCCTTATCATTACGGATTACGCAAACATTTAGCAAAATTAGCAGAAGAAAACAAAATTGATTATCGTCTTGATATATACCCTTATTATGGTTCTGATGCGTCAGCAGCCATAAGAGCAGGGCATGACATCATTCATGGGCTCATTGGTCCCGGCATCGATTCCTCTCATGCTTTTGAAAGAACACATGAAGATTCGCTCACCCATACAGCAAATCTACTTTATCATTATGTACAATCCGCATTAATCACAGTATAA
- a CDS encoding fatty acid--CoA ligase family protein codes for MDLIKNLEQTAMTKGENIALVFEGNKITYQELMTSIDHFADGLVNEGFQEGDHIALILGNSPHFVISFFGALKAGLVVVPVNPTYTPSEIGYMLITGDVKGIVAPSQLLQVYEQVYEQLPLIERVIICAENEAMCSSSLKEVSDKLVFYGKLVSGNAPKITHPSIHPDDTAVILFTSGTTGKPKGAMLTHTNLYSNARDIAEYLSIGEQDKMIAALPMFHVFCLTVCMNAPLINGAIVYVLPHFSPSELLKMMEKEKPTIFVGVPTMYNYLYRQEGHDEAMKSVRICISGGASMPVALLHGFEKKFGVTVLEGYGLSEASPVTAFNPLDGQRKPGSVGTDIMNVRNKIVNELGEEVGPNEVGELIAKGPNIMKGYYKMPEDTEAALKDGWLYTGDLARRDEDGYIYIVDRKKDMILVGGYNVYPREVEEVLYKHEAVAEAVVIGVPDPNTGEAVVCYISPKKNAHINQDDIITHCSHYLAKYKQPQTIHFIDDIPKNTTGKILRRALKDKYQTEESK; via the coding sequence ATGGATTTGATCAAAAATCTTGAGCAGACTGCGATGACCAAGGGAGAAAACATCGCACTTGTGTTTGAAGGAAACAAGATAACCTATCAAGAGCTAATGACAAGTATTGATCATTTTGCAGATGGTTTAGTTAACGAAGGGTTTCAAGAAGGCGATCATATCGCACTCATTTTAGGGAATTCACCACATTTTGTGATTTCATTTTTTGGTGCTTTGAAAGCAGGACTCGTCGTTGTACCAGTGAATCCCACATATACGCCGAGTGAAATCGGGTATATGCTCATCACAGGCGATGTGAAGGGAATTGTGGCGCCAAGTCAGCTTTTACAAGTATACGAGCAGGTGTATGAACAACTTCCATTAATTGAACGGGTCATTATTTGTGCAGAAAATGAAGCGATGTGCAGTTCAAGTTTGAAAGAAGTATCTGATAAGCTCGTATTTTATGGAAAGCTTGTATCAGGAAACGCGCCAAAAATCACACATCCTTCCATTCATCCTGACGATACAGCTGTCATTTTATTTACATCTGGAACAACAGGGAAACCAAAGGGTGCAATGTTGACTCACACAAACCTTTACTCAAATGCAAGAGACATCGCAGAATACTTATCCATTGGTGAACAAGACAAGATGATTGCTGCCTTACCGATGTTCCATGTATTTTGTCTGACGGTCTGTATGAATGCACCACTTATCAATGGTGCAATCGTTTACGTACTTCCACACTTTAGCCCATCAGAGCTTTTGAAAATGATGGAAAAAGAAAAGCCGACGATATTTGTTGGCGTTCCTACCATGTATAACTATTTATACCGCCAAGAGGGACATGATGAGGCAATGAAATCGGTGAGAATTTGCATCTCAGGTGGTGCCTCTATGCCTGTTGCCTTACTTCACGGATTCGAAAAGAAATTCGGTGTGACGGTTTTGGAGGGCTATGGATTATCAGAGGCTTCTCCAGTAACTGCATTTAATCCGCTAGATGGACAAAGAAAACCAGGTTCGGTTGGAACCGATATTATGAACGTGAGAAATAAAATCGTGAATGAACTTGGCGAGGAAGTAGGACCGAATGAAGTCGGAGAACTTATTGCAAAAGGTCCAAATATTATGAAAGGCTATTATAAGATGCCGGAAGATACAGAAGCTGCTCTGAAAGACGGATGGCTGTATACAGGTGATCTGGCGAGAAGAGATGAAGATGGATATATTTATATTGTCGACCGAAAAAAGGATATGATTCTAGTCGGAGGGTACAATGTCTATCCAAGAGAAGTAGAAGAAGTACTTTATAAACATGAAGCCGTCGCAGAAGCCGTCGTCATTGGTGTGCCAGATCCAAATACAGGAGAAGCTGTCGTCTGCTACATTTCCCCTAAGAAAAATGCTCATATCAATCAAGATGACATCATCACACATTGTTCACACTATTTAGCGAAATATAAGCAGCCCCAAACGATTCATTTCATAGATGACATTCCAAAAAACACAACAGGAAAAATTTTAAGAAGAGCACTAAAGGACAAGTATCAAACGGAAGAAAGTAAATAA
- a CDS encoding lipoate--protein ligase: protein MLFIDNEQHDDPMINLAIEEYCLKYLDPEETYLLFYINQPSIIIGKNQNTIEEINTKYVEENGIKVVRRLSGGGAVYHDKGNLNFSFITKDDGDSFHNFKKFTEPVIRALEKLGVKAELSGRNDIMADGRKISGNAQFATRGRIFSHGTLLFDSEIEHVVSALNVKKEKIESKGIKSIRSRVANIRELMDQKMTTEEFRNILLSYIFDTDGDIPQYHLTKEDWKKIHEISRDRYQKWEWNYGRSPKFNLQHSKRFPAGSIDLRLEVKKGTIQDCKIFGDFFGVGDIADIEQRLIGRQYDRKTISDALEDIDIRHYFGNVSKEDFLDLIY from the coding sequence ATGCTGTTTATTGATAACGAGCAACATGACGATCCAATGATCAATCTGGCAATTGAAGAATATTGCTTGAAATATTTGGACCCAGAAGAAACGTATTTGCTGTTTTATATCAATCAGCCATCCATTATTATTGGGAAGAACCAAAATACGATAGAAGAAATCAACACGAAATATGTCGAAGAAAATGGGATAAAAGTTGTTCGCCGTTTATCAGGTGGAGGTGCTGTTTATCATGACAAAGGAAACTTAAACTTTAGCTTTATCACAAAAGACGATGGAGACAGCTTCCATAACTTTAAAAAGTTCACTGAACCGGTCATCCGGGCGCTAGAGAAGCTAGGGGTCAAAGCTGAATTAAGCGGTAGAAATGACATTATGGCAGATGGACGTAAAATCTCTGGAAATGCGCAATTTGCGACACGAGGACGTATCTTCAGTCATGGCACACTCTTATTTGATTCAGAGATTGAGCATGTTGTCTCCGCATTAAATGTAAAGAAAGAAAAGATCGAATCTAAAGGAATTAAATCAATTAGAAGCAGGGTAGCCAATATTCGTGAACTGATGGATCAAAAGATGACAACAGAAGAATTTAGAAACATTCTTTTAAGCTACATCTTTGATACGGATGGTGATATACCTCAATATCATTTGACAAAAGAGGATTGGAAAAAGATTCATGAAATCTCTCGAGACCGCTATCAAAAATGGGAATGGAACTATGGTCGCTCACCTAAATTCAATTTACAGCATTCCAAGCGTTTCCCAGCGGGTTCTATAGACCTGCGATTAGAAGTGAAAAAGGGAACCATTCAGGATTGCAAAATCTTTGGTGATTTCTTTGGTGTTGGGGATATTGCCGATATTGAACAAAGACTGATCGGACGTCAATATGATCGTAAAACAATCAGCGATGCGTTAGAAGATATAGACATACGCCATTATTTCGGCAACGTATCGAAAGAAGACTTTCTTGATTTGATTTATTAA
- a CDS encoding YhgE/Pip domain-containing protein: protein MNLIRNQWKDIVTSKKLLIPILAVLFIPLIYSGVFLKAYWDPYGAVDQLPVAVVNLDEGSHYDGKTLQVGDDLVKELKKNDNFKWHFVDSEEKAIKGLNNEDYYLIVEIPKDFSKNASTVLDKHPKKSNLKYYTNPGANYAASQIANNAIIKLKDSVSKEVTENYAEVIFDNFKTIAKGLDQASDGAKKIDDGTKSAKNGSEKLKDNLAKLAEGTLTYSEGVHQFAGKLGELNTGIQSLDSGLGQLLTGYQTIDNKFGELGAGIDTLTKGLNTSLEGHQQLASKMPQFTAGIEQLNNKAQSFSEKIEAVENVLSSPELANLEKMAPKLDQVKKDAKTFNTKLAYLNEALSNRDAKVKSIIQNSSMTDEEKKAAMEQLDSLPKIELSDLSGLQQSLTALQQLPDASEIQSAVASAKAQLQQVKQLPEKTEQLYTSTVAIQDAIDQMTAGTNKLYQGALTLQTGQGKLQEGLQTANSKFQTAKSGADKLASGSSQLSAALNKLESGSASIQNNTSKLAEGSKSLDKGLGDLKSGTGKLSDKLKSAADETGDIDADQNNYDMIANPVKTENDTAKKIDNYGTGLTPYILSMGLFVGALMLTVVFPMKEPSGRPKNAFEWFASKYSVLLLVGILQAVIASSMLIFGLGLEVESLWRFYLFAIIVSLTFLAIIQLLATTMGNPGRFIAVIILVLQLAASAGTFPVELVPKFFQIIHNLLPMTYTINGFRTIIASGDYSYLWHQAVILGTVAVIMMAATTAYFAWNVRKMKQDEA, encoded by the coding sequence ATGAATTTAATTCGGAATCAATGGAAAGACATTGTGACGAGTAAAAAGCTACTGATCCCGATTTTAGCTGTACTATTTATTCCACTGATCTACAGTGGTGTATTTCTAAAGGCATACTGGGATCCATATGGGGCAGTTGATCAATTACCTGTAGCAGTGGTCAATTTGGATGAGGGAAGTCATTATGATGGCAAAACGTTACAGGTTGGTGACGATTTAGTCAAAGAATTAAAGAAAAATGATAACTTCAAATGGCATTTTGTTGATAGTGAAGAAAAGGCGATCAAGGGATTAAATAACGAGGATTATTATCTCATCGTAGAAATACCAAAAGATTTTTCAAAAAATGCGAGTACCGTTTTAGACAAACATCCCAAAAAATCGAATTTAAAATACTATACGAATCCGGGTGCGAACTATGCCGCATCACAAATTGCGAATAATGCCATTATCAAATTAAAAGATTCGGTTTCAAAGGAAGTTACAGAAAATTATGCGGAGGTCATCTTTGATAACTTCAAAACAATTGCTAAAGGATTAGATCAAGCAAGCGATGGTGCGAAAAAAATTGATGACGGGACAAAAAGTGCAAAAAATGGAAGTGAAAAATTAAAAGACAATCTAGCGAAATTAGCCGAGGGAACTTTAACATATAGTGAAGGTGTTCATCAGTTCGCAGGAAAATTGGGCGAATTAAATACTGGCATACAATCTCTTGATAGTGGGCTTGGTCAACTCTTAACGGGTTATCAAACCATTGATAATAAATTCGGAGAGCTTGGCGCTGGAATCGATACATTGACCAAAGGACTCAACACAAGTCTTGAAGGGCATCAGCAGCTTGCGTCCAAAATGCCACAATTCACAGCAGGCATTGAGCAATTAAACAATAAGGCCCAGTCATTCTCAGAGAAGATAGAAGCAGTGGAAAATGTATTGTCTTCACCAGAATTAGCGAATCTTGAAAAGATGGCACCAAAACTCGATCAGGTCAAAAAAGATGCCAAAACATTCAATACAAAGCTCGCCTATTTAAATGAAGCACTGTCTAATCGTGATGCAAAAGTAAAAAGCATTATTCAAAACAGTTCCATGACAGATGAAGAGAAAAAAGCAGCAATGGAGCAGCTTGATAGTCTGCCTAAAATCGAACTGTCTGACTTGTCTGGACTTCAGCAAAGCTTAACGGCCTTGCAGCAACTCCCTGATGCAAGTGAAATTCAGTCTGCCGTTGCTTCAGCAAAAGCACAATTACAGCAAGTAAAGCAGTTGCCTGAGAAAACGGAACAGCTTTACACTTCGACAGTTGCGATACAAGATGCGATTGATCAAATGACAGCTGGTACGAATAAGCTGTATCAAGGTGCATTAACACTTCAAACAGGTCAAGGTAAATTACAAGAAGGTTTGCAGACTGCAAACAGTAAGTTTCAGACGGCGAAAAGTGGTGCAGATAAGCTTGCAAGTGGTTCAAGTCAACTTAGCGCAGCATTAAATAAACTAGAAAGTGGTTCAGCTAGTATTCAAAACAACACATCTAAGCTTGCTGAAGGCTCAAAATCGCTTGATAAAGGGTTGGGAGACTTAAAGAGTGGTACTGGCAAGCTGTCCGATAAATTGAAAAGTGCAGCAGATGAAACGGGAGACATTGATGCAGATCAGAATAATTATGATATGATTGCCAACCCAGTCAAAACAGAAAACGATACAGCGAAAAAGATTGATAATTACGGAACAGGGCTTACACCGTATATTTTATCAATGGGACTATTTGTAGGTGCATTAATGCTCACAGTGGTGTTCCCAATGAAAGAGCCTTCTGGACGCCCTAAAAATGCATTTGAATGGTTTGCCAGCAAATATAGTGTACTCTTGCTTGTTGGCATTTTGCAGGCAGTGATTGCAAGCTCCATGCTCATCTTTGGACTTGGTCTTGAGGTTGAGAGCCTCTGGCGCTTCTATCTCTTTGCAATCATCGTCAGCCTGACTTTCCTAGCGATTATTCAGCTTCTTGCGACAACAATGGGGAACCCTGGACGCTTTATCGCCGTCATTATATTGGTTCTTCAGCTCGCAGCAAGTGCTGGAACATTCCCAGTAGAGTTAGTACCAAAATTTTTTCAAATCATTCATAATTTGCTTCCGATGACGTACACGATTAATGGGTTTAGAACGATCATCGCAAGCGGCGATTATAGCTATCTGTGGCATCAAGCAGTGATTCTTGGAACAGTTGCTGTGATCATGATGGCGGCAACAACCGCATACTTTGCTTGGAATGTACGAAAAATGAAACAGGACGAAGCTTAA
- a CDS encoding MBL fold metallo-hydrolase, translating to MKLTVIGCYGGFPAAGEATSGYLFESDGFRMLVDCGSGVLSKLQQYIDLEELDAVVLSHYHHDHIADIGPLQYAKLVGYHLGKSNGPLSIYGHLGDQEAFDRLHDNVHTKAVPYHPAEGIQIGPFHIDFLKTVHPVECYAMRMKAGDAVVVYTADSSYQDAFIPFAKDADLLIAESNFYAGQDGSSAGHMNSTEVGKIANEANVGELFITHLPHFGRHKDLVNEAKALYTGNIQLAQTGLRWNKEGR from the coding sequence ATGAAATTAACCGTTATTGGATGTTACGGAGGGTTTCCAGCAGCTGGTGAAGCCACGTCAGGTTATTTGTTTGAATCAGATGGTTTTCGGATGCTTGTAGATTGTGGGAGTGGTGTGCTTTCAAAACTACAACAATATATTGATCTTGAAGAACTAGATGCTGTCGTCCTCTCACATTATCATCATGACCATATTGCAGATATCGGACCTCTTCAATACGCAAAATTAGTGGGTTATCATTTAGGAAAAAGCAACGGTCCGCTTTCGATCTATGGACATCTTGGTGATCAAGAAGCGTTTGATAGGCTTCATGATAATGTACATACAAAGGCTGTGCCTTATCATCCAGCAGAAGGCATTCAAATTGGTCCATTTCACATTGACTTTTTGAAAACGGTTCATCCGGTAGAATGCTATGCCATGAGAATGAAAGCAGGTGATGCTGTTGTGGTATATACAGCGGATTCAAGCTATCAGGACGCTTTTATTCCGTTTGCCAAGGACGCAGACCTTTTGATTGCTGAAAGCAATTTCTACGCTGGACAAGACGGATCAAGCGCAGGGCATATGAATAGCACTGAAGTTGGAAAGATTGCAAATGAAGCAAACGTAGGTGAACTGTTCATCACGCATCTACCCCATTTCGGGCGGCATAAAGACCTAGTCAATGAAGCAAAGGCATTATATACTGGCAATATACAGCTTGCTCAGACGGGGCTTAGATGGAACAAGGAAGGAAGATAA
- a CDS encoding FMN-binding negative transcriptional regulator, producing the protein MYIPKYFKGKNVDEILDFIQKNSFGTIVTTEQGRPIATHLPLQLIKEGDTYYITGHMAYGNPQRRTFKTNKEVLVMFQGPHAYISSSWYKEENVPTWNYQAVHVYGIASILDKEDLKQDLTMLLQKYEKHRKNPVLWDKLSPQLLEKQLKGIIGFKIKVEEMQAANKLSQNRNEEDYYNIVNKLYEERDLNSHQMAQLMERKLKKDKKA; encoded by the coding sequence ATGTATATTCCAAAATATTTTAAAGGCAAAAATGTTGATGAAATTTTGGATTTTATTCAAAAAAACTCTTTTGGCACGATTGTTACAACAGAACAAGGGAGACCAATTGCCACCCATTTGCCATTGCAGTTAATTAAAGAAGGGGACACTTACTATATAACGGGGCATATGGCTTATGGAAACCCTCAAAGGAGAACATTCAAAACCAATAAAGAGGTATTGGTTATGTTCCAAGGACCACATGCTTATATCTCTTCTTCTTGGTATAAAGAGGAAAATGTTCCGACATGGAACTATCAAGCTGTACATGTATATGGTATAGCCAGTATTTTGGACAAAGAAGATTTAAAACAGGATCTGACAATGTTGCTACAAAAATACGAAAAACACCGTAAGAATCCAGTTTTATGGGATAAGCTTTCTCCTCAGTTATTAGAAAAACAACTAAAAGGTATTATTGGATTTAAGATTAAAGTAGAAGAAATGCAAGCTGCCAATAAACTAAGTCAAAATCGGAATGAAGAGGACTATTATAACATCGTTAACAAACTCTATGAAGAAAGGGATTTAAATTCTCATCAAATGGCGCAATTGATGGAGAGGAAATTAAAAAAGGACAAAAAGGCGTAA
- the yhfH gene encoding protein YhfH: protein MLGKITEFFRNLPSKKCTKCGNELMEQHECYGNECEECSQVSYLK from the coding sequence ATGCTAGGAAAAATCACTGAGTTTTTTAGAAATTTGCCCTCGAAGAAATGCACAAAATGTGGAAATGAATTAATGGAACAGCACGAGTGTTATGGTAATGAATGTGAGGAATGCTCACAAGTAAGTTATCTTAAATAA
- a CDS encoding PhzF family phenazine biosynthesis protein has product MDFYIVDVFAEEKYQGNQLAVLIPSRTISTEEMQKIAREINFNETTFILYGKQDNGGYDVRIFTPDVEVPFAGHPTLGTAFIIQKVLENNESKQIILNLKVGQITVNIDGEQFIMKQNPPEFGTMISAQDIFTKILQITNEDIDTRFPIQIVSAGLPAVIVPRCSLDAVNRCKIHHNHYQNFIDNVIKANILVFTPETKLKENDLNVRVFLDDTGFREDPATGSANGNLAGYLIAHNFFESKNVVCRVEQGFQMGRPSILNIQAKNYQNSIQILVGGKVFLIAKGEWY; this is encoded by the coding sequence ATGGATTTTTATATTGTTGATGTCTTCGCAGAAGAAAAATATCAAGGTAACCAATTAGCTGTACTTATTCCATCGAGAACTATATCTACTGAAGAAATGCAAAAGATTGCAAGAGAGATAAACTTTAATGAAACTACATTTATTTTATATGGCAAACAAGACAACGGAGGATACGATGTTCGAATATTTACTCCTGATGTAGAAGTTCCTTTTGCTGGTCATCCAACATTAGGAACAGCATTTATCATTCAGAAAGTTTTAGAAAACAATGAAAGTAAACAAATAATTCTAAACCTTAAAGTAGGACAAATAACTGTAAATATTGATGGTGAACAATTTATAATGAAGCAAAACCCACCCGAATTCGGAACGATGATATCTGCTCAAGATATTTTCACCAAAATATTACAGATAACAAATGAAGATATCGATACCCGTTTTCCAATTCAAATTGTATCAGCTGGATTACCAGCAGTAATTGTTCCTCGTTGTTCATTGGATGCTGTAAATCGTTGCAAGATCCATCATAATCATTATCAAAATTTCATTGATAACGTAATAAAAGCAAATATCCTTGTTTTTACTCCTGAAACCAAACTAAAAGAAAATGATTTAAATGTAAGAGTATTTTTAGATGACACAGGATTCCGAGAAGATCCTGCGACTGGAAGTGCAAACGGAAATCTTGCTGGATACCTTATCGCACATAACTTCTTTGAAAGTAAAAATGTAGTGTGCAGAGTTGAACAAGGATTCCAAATGGGAAGACCGTCTATTTTAAATATACAAGCTAAAAACTACCAAAATTCCATTCAAATCCTTGTAGGAGGTAAAGTATTTTTAATCGCAAAAGGAGAATGGTATTAA
- a CDS encoding MarR family winged helix-turn-helix transcriptional regulator, which translates to MKEILREIGMIARALDSISNIEFKEYELTKGQYLYLVRICENPGIIQEKLAEMIKIDRTTAARAIKKLEMNGFIEKKEDAHNKKIKKLFPTEKGVNVYPFIKRENDYSNIMALKGFSEKEAETIFNFLQRIRKNVEEDWEFVKKGNKRNY; encoded by the coding sequence ATGAAAGAAATTCTTCGTGAAATTGGAATGATAGCAAGGGCATTAGATTCTATAAGTAATATAGAGTTTAAAGAATATGAACTTACAAAAGGTCAGTATTTGTACCTTGTGCGAATATGTGAAAATCCAGGAATCATTCAAGAAAAGTTAGCCGAGATGATAAAAATAGATCGAACAACAGCAGCCCGTGCTATAAAAAAACTTGAAATGAATGGCTTTATTGAAAAGAAGGAAGATGCACATAACAAAAAAATTAAAAAACTTTTTCCAACGGAGAAAGGGGTAAACGTTTATCCTTTTATAAAAAGAGAAAATGATTATTCCAATATTATGGCATTAAAGGGATTTTCCGAGAAAGAAGCAGAAACCATTTTCAATTTTCTTCAAAGAATAAGAAAAAATGTAGAAGAAGACTGGGAATTTGTGAAAAAAGGAAACAAAAGAAATTATTAG